Within Triticum dicoccoides isolate Atlit2015 ecotype Zavitan chromosome 1B, WEW_v2.0, whole genome shotgun sequence, the genomic segment tcccaattttagagtttggcagattttagctactttaggacaagtcaagcaatcatcacacaattcaagcaagcatgcaaagagtatataggcagcgaaaattaaagcatgcaacttgcaagaaagtaaagggaagggtttggaggattcaaacgcaattggagacacggatgtttttggcatggttccgataggtggtgctatcatacatccacgttgatggagacttcaacccacgaagggtaatggctgcgcgagtccacagagggctccagccacgaagggtccacgaagaagcaaccttgtctatcccaccatggccgtcgcccaccaaggacttgcctcactagcggtagatcttcacgaagtaggcgatctccttgcccttacaaactccttggttcaactccacaatcttgtcggaggctcccaagtgacacctaaccaatctaggagacacccctctccaagaagtaacaaatggtgcgttgatgatgaactccttgctcttgtgcttcaaatgatagtctccccaacactcaactctctctcaatgggtttggatctggtggaaagaagatttgagtggaaagcaacttggggaaggctagagatcaagattcatatggtaggaatggaatatcttggcctcaacacatgagtaggtggttctctctcagaaatggtaagttggaagtgtaggttcgttctgatggctctctccatgaatgaagaggaggtggaggggtatatatagcctccacaccaaatctaaccgttacacacaatttaccaaactcgatgggaccgaattgttaaactcggtcggaccgatttagtaaacctagtgaccgttattgattttcggtgggaccgacatgcatctcagtgagaccgattcggttagggttagggcataacgtaatctcggtaggaccgattacacaaactcggtgagaccgatttggtaataagctttccagagagttggtcaggtaaacttggtgggaccgatttgctctttccggtgagaccgaaatgttacaaaaaggaaacagagagtttacattgcaatcttggtggggccgatcgctcacttcggttagaccgaaatgttacgaagggaaacagagagattgcaactccatctcggtgagaccgagatccctaccgataagaccgatttgcttagagtttgtggaagtggctatgacttttagaatcggtggcgccggataagaagtttcggtgtgaccgattttggctttgggtttaggtcatttgtggatgtgggaaagtagttgagggttttggagcatatcactaagcacatgaagcaagaggctcattaagcaacacctcatccctccttgatagtattggctttttctatagactcaatgtgatcttggatcactaaaatgtaaaatgaagaatcttgagcttttgagcttgagccaatcctttgtccttagtattttgagggatccattttcatcatccatgccatgccattcattgagctttcctgaaataatagtcttggaatagcattagctcaatgagctatatgttgttattaattaccaaaaccacctagggatagttgcactttcgcccgccttgcaatgccgaagacaatctgcgcgccggacacatcgtcattgaagcctggttcaggggctactgagggagtcctcgattaaggggtcctcgggcgtccgggctatgtgatgtggGCCGGATTGAtgagccatgaagatacaagacagaagacctcctcccgtgtctggatggaactctcctttgcgtagaaggcaagcttggcattcagatatgaagattccttcctctgtaaaccgactctgtacaaccctaggcccattCGGTGTCTGtacaaaccgaagggtttagtccgtagaggcaatcacaatcatacatgctagacatttagggtttagtcattacgatctcgtggtatatcaactcttgtaatcctcatattcatcaagatcaatcaagcaggaagtagggtattacctccatcgagagggcccgaacctgggtaaacatcgtgtcccccgtctcctgttaccatcgaccttagacgcacagctcgggaccccgtacccgagatccgccggttttgacaccgacatctacctcgggccctctctgattttgtggtcgtctaaacgacaacccaTGGTCTCACGATCGAGCGCCGAGGCCGAGTACAGGGCAGTGGCCAACGCCGCCGCGGAGTGTTCCTGGCTACGACAACTACTTCAGGAGTTGCTATGTGAGGTTCCCAAGGCCACACTTGTCTACCGTGACAACGTCTTCGCGGTCTACGTCGCTGCCAACCCTGTCCATCACCgacggacgaagcatattgagctcgacattcACTTCGTCAAGAAGCACGTCGCACTTGGTCGTGTTCGAGTTCTGCATGTGCCCACCTATCAGCAGTTCGCCGTCGTTATGACGAAGGGACTACCTACCTCGACTTTCGAGGGCTTTCGATCCAGTCTTTGCGTCACCAACGACGCTTCGACTGCTGGGGGGTGTTGAGCATGTGTACATGTATATAGGTCCGGGTTTTGTAGGCCGCACCTGTAGTGTCTCTCTCCCTCTGTATGTTCCTGTATGTTGAGAGACAAGACATCGGTGacaccccttgtacctatatatatgtgtctaGTGCATGATCAATCAATTATCGATAAACCAAATCATTCTCTACACCAAAACTGTAGCCATTTCCGAAGTTCTTCAGCTGAGCCCTTTACTAGGATGCTTCGCGAGACAGAAGAAAATAAAACACCGGCGCACAACGGTTAACACCACACGGTTTAGCAAGTGCCATCGTGCGTTGCCGGTCGTCCGCACGAATGATATGGCGCAGCCCACAGGTTCAGCCACTGGATCGGCTAATGCCATTTGGGAATAGTATATCACGGCAACAAAGCACACTTGCTTTAAATTTAAGGTAAAGCTGCCGGCCTGCCGGGCACTTGATACTACTACCGGGCAAACAATTGCGTAACTGGTCGACTGATTGAAGGCAGAGTACTTTGTGTAATTAAATACGAAGATCTGGAGATCGTTGCGTATCATGGTGGGTGGTAATGGTTCGTCAGTTCGTAGTATATAATGTAACGCAAGCGACAAGCGAGGAGTTCCTTTCACATAGACATAGTCCACCCACCCCAACCCAACCGAACACAATCAACTTGTGAAGGTTGGTACAGATCCTGCGTAGCAGCTACAATGTTTTTGATTCATAGGTGCATCATACTGTTAGGGTAAATAACACAGAAGCATGCTAGTATAGTTTGTTGAGGAGAAGACAGCATGGAGCGCCATAATGTTCAGATCCAGATTTAATCGGTTTTCAGATACAGATTTAATCAGTGTTCAGATCCAGATTTAACACAGAAACAATGCTAGTACAAGTACCACAGATCTGGGACATGCGGGGAATCATATTGAAACATCTGCGCCTCTAAAACAAGCAGACCGACGAGCGTCGCGGTGGCCGGAGAAGAAGGGAATGGATCAACCCTAAAACAAGATCTCATTTCCGACTTCTCTCATCTAAGCTCTAACACAGAAAGGACTGGGTGATGCCCAGATCGAAAGAGGGAACAACTAGGTACACGCACGGGCACAGCAGCATGTCTGGTTGTGTCGGCGAGTTGGCTGGCGGCCTAGGTGGAGCGGGCGAGGCGGGAGGCGATGGCGGAGTGGTACATGGCGTCGTGGAAGCTCTCCGTCTCCACCATCCGCGCCCGCAGCTGCCGCGCCTTCTCCTCCGTCAGGCCGCCCACGAACGACCTCcccgccttctcctcctcctcctccaccaccgccatcgccggcgccggTGCCGCGGCCTCGATGTAGTCCGCCCGCCCGGACCAGCCGAGCAGCGGCGCCCACCACTTGCctccctcgggggctcccgccgcgCGGACCCGCCCGGCGCCCACGGAGCTAGAGGCGGAAGCGGCGCGGGGCCCGAAAGTCGTTCCCGTAGATGGGCGGGGGGAGAAGGAGACGGCGGATGCTGACGGTGCCATGGCCATTAGCTCGGTCGCTTGCTTGGCTCGTAAGATTCTACTACGGGGTTTCTTTGCTTTCGGTTTGGTGAGAGATGGTGAGGACTGTTGTAAACTGTGAATGCTGGTTGAGCTTGCGAGATGGAGAGCTGGAGATGGTGGGAATTTATAACCAGGGCAAGAGGATGAAGAGTGGATATGAACGGCGCGTGGGCGCGCGGTGTGGGGGTGCGCTTTTCCGTTACGCGTGACGCGTGATCGCCTGGACTCATGCATTTTCCACATAATGTACAGTCCACCGCTCCACCTACAAACGCCGCAGTCGGGACTACTCACTCTCTACCCATCCTACCAGAAGATCGAGCATGCTATCCACTTCGCCCTTCAATAAGCTCGCCTGCTGCCAAGCCTTGCCTTCCGTGATGATGTGCCCAACTACCTGCTGTAGTGATGGAGCAGCGACGTCGAACACAATTGCATTCCTATGCTTCCACAACTCCCAAAGCCCTAGGGTGAGGAGCGCCCGTAGCTCCTTCGGCTTGCGGACACTCGACGTTCGCGCAACACACCAATCCTTTAGGTTGTCTTGGGCCGTTGGGGACCACTGCGGCTTCCCCAGGGTCGAGCACAGAGTTCTCCAAACTGTTCTAGCGAACACACATGTCAGCAGGATGTGGTCAATGATTTCGTCCTCCTGGTCGCAGAACGGGCATATGCGGGAGACCGCGACGGGCAAGTCTGTCTGAAGTCCAGCATCTGTTTCGCATAGCTAGCCAGGTGAAGAAGCGGCACCGGAGAGGAGCCCGGGATCGCCAGGAAAAGTCCGCCGTCGGCGCCACCTCCCTACCAACGAACCGTGCCGCATAGGCCGACCGAACCGAAAATTGGCCGTTCGTTTCCCAGGCCCAAGTAATGGCGTCGGGGACGTGCTCCTGGAGCTGGATCCCATGTAGTCGGGGCCATTTCACTGTGTCGAACGCTTTGGATATGTCCAACTTGATCATCAAAGCCGGCTGCTTCAAGGCATGAAGGTGGCGGGCCGTACACCGCGCAAGCATAAAGTTGTCGTGAAGGAGCCGTCCCTTGACAAAAGCGCCTTGATGCCGGCCCACCAAATGTGGTAGGTTCTCGGAAAGGCGGCACGCCAACACCTTGTCGAAATTTTTCACCGCACCATGTACCAAACTCACCGGGCGGTAGTCCTTTAACTCCTCGGCTCCCTCTCTCTTTGGCAACATAGCCACTAGAGCTTTGTTGAGTGATGCTAATCCACGCATGTCCCCATGGTAGAATGCCGTAAGGGCATTCATGAAGTCGTCCTTGATGATATTCCAGCACAGCGCATAGAACCGGGTCGTAAAGCCATCCGGCCCGGGTGCCTTGTCAAGGGGCATGGTTTtgatcactttgaaaacttcatcagCCGTGAACGGTTCCTCCAAGTGATGCAAGTCCATGGAGGGTAGATCAAGTTGTGCCAGATCAATCGTGATTTGGCGACCCGTGGTGGAACCAAACAATGCCCCGTAATATGTATCCACAACTTCCGCAATCCTCTCTTGGCCCGAGACAACCCCGTTGTTCTGCCGGAGTGACATGATCACATTCTTCCGTTGTCGGTGCCTGGCATGGTGATGAAAGAACTCCGTGTTGGCGTCCACCTCCTTCAGATGCAACAACCTTGAGCGTTGCCTTGCGATCGACCGTTGTAAGGAGGAGATACCCAAGAGCTTCCTTTTCAGAAGTTTACGAAGCACAAACTCCTCTTGGCTCAGCTGTCTAGTCTCCATGGCCACATCTAGACGTAGGATCAACTCCAGGGCAATTGCGATCTGCATGCGTATATTGCCAATCCACTTGTCATTCCACTGTTGGAGGTGCTTAGCGGTGGCCCTCAATTTATTGTTCAACACCATGTAGGGGTTGCCCTCCGATGATATGGAGTGCCATGCCTCCTGCACCTTTTCTATGAAGACCGGAGCCTTGGGCCAGAAGGCTTCGAATTTGAAGCGTTTCCCATATTGGAAGTCCGCGTGCAGGTCCACCAAGAGTGGACAATGGTCCGAGATCGCCGAGCTCAACGCCATTAGGAAGCTGGAAGGGTTAAGATCCTCCCAACAGTTTGTCCCGAACACGTGATCAATCCTTTCCAACGTGGCCCTAGACATCTCGTTGGACCACGTATAGCGTCTCCCATTCAAATATATCTCCTTGAGCTCCAACCTATTCAGTTTGGATCAAAAACGGCTGATCATGCGGCGGTTAACAGAGTCATTGTTCTTATCCTCTGGATTGACTAGGAGATTGAAGtcaccaacactacaaaaaaaatacacttccgtgatgatacatgtttgtcacagtaggtcgtgttttttgtcatgcatgtacatccatgacaaatttatgacagcatcaagatagtcatgcctatgctgtcgtagaagtgttccatgacattaccaaaattatcatcacggaagtgtccacttccatgacaataaatcgcgcgtcacagaattgctttcgtcaagggtgactgacacgtggcatccaccgtaatggaacgccgttaagctatcgggtcggattttagatctgataacccgttaacagccacgaccaacgccgattttccacgtgtaaaattctcattggctgacggatccacgtgtcagctccacgttggcacaggtgtcactcatctaaTGGTTGAGATggacctatgatatgttgacacgtggaccgacacaaaagtggcccacaaagtttaagtgggtcggcccaactgaaggcccataagatttagcggaccataatgggccggcccagctaaaggcccacaaaatttagcggaccataatgggctagcccagctaaaggcccacaagattttgcggaccacaatgggccggcccagctaaaggcccacaagattctgcagaccataatgggccggcccagctaaaggcccaacattccctgtcaaatcggcccgtcaacggcctgttctaaacttgtcatcaatgtggttcatggtcacttctagcccgttaacagtccgctaagtaattgggccgaattatggcccgatgtatttccggcctgttaaaggtccggcttcatttgggcccatttacaggccatcaaaacttttggcccataaacgcccgtgaaggatttgggtcatattcggccatgtctgtcattcggcctgttagaggcccactatagatttgggccacttgcggcctgttgtcattttcggcctgttaacgctggacgtaaaccatgggccatatgtggcccaacgtcatatcgggcccattaacgacccatataaaaatgacgataatctagcccgaccgaagttccggcctattaaagacccgtgtattaggtcagcgcatttacggcccgtccgaatttcggcctgtcgaaTATCCGCatagtaaatgggccaccatttcggcctgctaagtccagtgggttatttggcacaatcagggcccaatctcactttcgatctattaaaggcccatgtttttatgggctcaagatatttacacctgtaaacgaccTATTTTTACTAagagcccaaattatgtttaggcctgttaaaggcccactatgggcacatgcctactagaaaaatttgaaagcttatgctaatttaagcccagatatttttagtgggctacatgccaatttcgacccgtaatcgtttttagcccaattggaatgggcccgacgattgttggcatgttgggctcctacgaagctttcgtccgaatacattactaagataaacctacactatacaaaaatagcgtcataattactgcagcctatggcagcatcataaatgttgtatcacaacaaaataaattccaatcatacaacaaaaggcctgttggcataaagtttacagtccttccagataaaagcaccatcagatgtatagaagcacagatcatttgacctgagtgctaatgtttcaagctgtagaatctgatggagcagcacgatctccaccttttttccgccattgctcttcaacaacgaagcgaatgtctgatagtctggtttcaaaaccattcatatcttgacgacatttctcaaccactattcttgtttccgaaacaacgttcattagg encodes:
- the LOC119328465 gene encoding uncharacterized protein LOC119328465, with amino-acid sequence MAMAPSASAVSFSPRPSTGTTFGPRAASASSSVGAGRVRAAGAPEGGKWWAPLLGWSGRADYIEAAAPAPAMAVVEEEEEKAGRSFVGGLTEEKARQLRARMVETESFHDAMYHSAIASRLARST